A portion of the Granulosicoccus antarcticus IMCC3135 genome contains these proteins:
- a CDS encoding DUF4910 domain-containing protein: MNNDLAPGGKLTGDALHQLIAKLYPIMRSITGPGVRESLAILQTLAPLDIHEVASGSQVLDWNVPDEWHFKSAWIADASGKRIIDSADSNLHVVNFSVPVEGEFTREQLLPHLHTLPDQPESIPYRTTYYAEQWGFCLSHKTLESMGDGPFQVRIDAQRKPGVLNYGELFICGKSDREVLVSTHICHPQLANDNLSGMVLAAALAASLSTSTPELSWRFVFVPGTIGAISWLEQNQSSLSPIVAGLVITGLGDNSDYHWKKTRDGSLWIDQLMAQVLNEAAPSTHTLLPFSPYGYDERQYCSPGFNLPVGRLTRGVHGTFAQYHTSEDNLDFVTASGLSQSLELLEKIAAAANRDIIYQNLSPYGEPQLGRRGLYSALGANNDPGKLQMSLLWLLNQSDGQTSLSTIAAKSGISMSDLDEAARLLEEHQLLAPVRHASAD, translated from the coding sequence ATGAACAATGATCTGGCCCCTGGTGGCAAACTAACTGGCGACGCCTTGCATCAGCTGATTGCAAAGCTCTATCCCATCATGCGCAGCATCACAGGGCCCGGCGTCAGGGAATCACTGGCGATACTGCAAACTCTGGCCCCTTTGGACATTCATGAAGTCGCCAGTGGCAGCCAGGTGCTGGATTGGAACGTACCGGATGAATGGCATTTCAAATCCGCCTGGATAGCTGACGCCAGCGGCAAACGCATCATTGATAGCGCGGATTCAAATCTGCATGTCGTGAATTTCAGTGTCCCCGTGGAAGGAGAGTTTACGCGCGAGCAGTTGCTACCACACCTGCATACCCTGCCCGATCAGCCAGAGAGCATTCCCTACCGCACGACCTACTATGCGGAACAATGGGGCTTCTGCTTGTCCCATAAAACACTGGAATCAATGGGAGATGGCCCATTTCAGGTCAGGATTGATGCACAACGCAAGCCTGGAGTGCTGAACTATGGCGAGTTGTTTATCTGCGGCAAGAGCGATCGTGAGGTTCTGGTCAGTACCCATATCTGCCACCCGCAACTGGCCAATGACAACCTCTCCGGCATGGTACTCGCAGCGGCCCTGGCAGCCTCGCTATCAACCAGCACGCCCGAACTTTCCTGGCGTTTCGTTTTTGTCCCGGGCACCATCGGTGCTATCAGCTGGCTGGAGCAGAACCAGTCCTCGCTGTCCCCGATCGTCGCCGGTCTGGTCATCACAGGACTAGGAGACAACAGCGATTATCACTGGAAAAAGACGCGCGACGGAAGCCTCTGGATTGATCAGCTGATGGCACAGGTACTCAACGAGGCGGCACCGTCGACCCATACGCTGCTACCGTTCAGCCCCTACGGCTATGACGAGAGACAATATTGCTCACCGGGTTTCAATCTGCCGGTTGGACGATTGACACGTGGGGTTCATGGCACCTTTGCGCAATACCACACCAGTGAGGACAATCTGGATTTTGTCACCGCCAGTGGATTGAGCCAGTCTCTTGAACTACTGGAGAAAATTGCAGCAGCCGCCAATCGCGACATCATCTACCAGAACTTGTCACCCTATGGTGAACCGCAACTGGGACGTCGAGGCCTGTACAGCGCCCTGGGGGCCAACAATGACCCGGGCAAGCTACAGATGAGCCTGTTGTGGCTGCTCAATCAATCTGATGGCCAAACCTCCTTGTCAACGATTGCCGCAAAATCCGGCATTTCCATGAGTGATCTGGATGAGGCTGCACGCCTGCTGGAAGAACATCAACTACTCGCCCCAGTCAGGCATGCCAGCGCTGACTGA
- a CDS encoding UDP-glucose dehydrogenase family protein, whose amino-acid sequence MKVTIYGSGYVGLVTGALIADVGNEVLCVDVDEKKVANLKKGIIPIFEPGLDDVIKRNVEADRLDFTTDMDRAVAHSEVQFIAVGTPPGEDGSADMQYVAAVAKTIADRMTESKVVVNKSTVPVGTGDMVEKVIADGLAARGQSISYAVISNPEFLKEGAAIEDFMKPDRIVIGTDNEQAMEVMRELYAPFCRNRRDRLIFMSRKSSELTKYAANSLLATKISFMNELSNIADRLGADIEDVRVGIGSDPRIGYHFIYPGCGYGGSCFPKDVKALIATARENNYDAKLLSAVDSVNDSQKHVLFEKLMKHFDNDIKGKKFAVWGLSFKPNTDDLREAPSRVLIESIFEHGGTVRAYDPVAMKEMRHFYPDEKRLELVGTAQDTVDGTDALLINTEWREFRSPNLEALKSSLKRPLVIDGRNLYDPAQMVEHGFTYDCIGRPGKHAES is encoded by the coding sequence ATGAAAGTAACGATTTACGGTTCGGGCTATGTAGGGCTGGTAACGGGCGCATTGATTGCGGACGTCGGCAACGAAGTACTGTGTGTGGATGTTGACGAGAAGAAAGTCGCCAACCTCAAGAAAGGCATCATTCCCATCTTCGAACCGGGCCTTGATGATGTCATCAAGCGCAATGTGGAAGCTGATCGTCTCGACTTCACCACCGATATGGATCGTGCGGTTGCTCACAGCGAAGTGCAGTTCATCGCCGTTGGCACACCTCCTGGCGAAGATGGCTCCGCTGACATGCAATATGTCGCAGCTGTTGCCAAGACGATTGCCGATCGCATGACCGAATCAAAGGTTGTCGTGAACAAGTCGACAGTGCCTGTTGGCACCGGTGACATGGTCGAAAAAGTCATCGCAGACGGACTGGCTGCTCGCGGCCAATCCATCTCCTACGCTGTCATATCCAACCCTGAATTTCTCAAAGAAGGCGCGGCTATCGAAGATTTCATGAAGCCTGATCGCATTGTCATCGGTACTGACAACGAACAAGCGATGGAAGTCATGCGCGAACTGTACGCACCTTTCTGCCGCAACCGTCGCGACCGTCTCATCTTCATGAGCCGCAAGTCATCTGAACTGACTAAATATGCCGCTAACTCTCTGCTGGCAACCAAAATCAGTTTCATGAACGAGCTGTCCAACATTGCTGATCGCCTCGGTGCTGACATCGAAGATGTTCGCGTCGGTATCGGTTCTGACCCACGCATTGGCTATCACTTCATCTACCCTGGCTGCGGCTACGGCGGATCGTGCTTTCCAAAGGATGTAAAGGCGCTTATCGCCACGGCACGTGAGAATAACTACGACGCCAAGCTGCTGTCAGCCGTGGATAGCGTCAACGACAGTCAGAAGCATGTACTGTTCGAAAAGCTGATGAAGCATTTTGACAACGACATCAAAGGCAAGAAGTTTGCAGTCTGGGGATTGTCGTTCAAACCCAACACCGATGATCTGCGTGAAGCGCCCAGTCGCGTACTGATTGAATCCATCTTCGAACACGGCGGTACTGTACGTGCCTATGATCCGGTTGCCATGAAAGAGATGCGTCATTTCTACCCGGACGAGAAGCGCCTGGAACTGGTGGGTACCGCACAGGATACGGTTGATGGAACCGATGCCCTGCTGATCAATACCGAATGGCGTGAATTTCGCAGCCCGAACCTGGAAGCCCTCAAGAGCAGCCTCAAACGACCTCTGGTGATCGACGGTCGTAACCTCTATGATCCGGCTCAGATGGTTGAACATGGTTTTACCTATGACTGCATCGGTCGTCCCGGCAAGCACGCCGAAAGCTGA
- a CDS encoding class I SAM-dependent methyltransferase yields the protein MDKSVNSLNFNSDDTIQEPSIDASSQGKQAVKTVQSAEPVMNCRFCGTGLEHTMVNLGLSPLCEDFISPSEMNSPEVFLPLEVLVCSECWLVQAKEYCSNTDIFDDDYGYYSSYSTSWLKHASKYVDMAIPRFNLNADSFVVEVASNDGYLLKNFVQKGIPCLGIDPAGNVAKAAKTVGVDTRVEFFTDELARGMRDAGEQADLIIGNNVLAHTPYVNDFIAAVATLLKAEGTATFEFPHLLQLIEQCQFDTIYHEHYSYYSLYTISRMFESVGLQVVDVEKLETAGGSLRVFLKHQAAGSTPTAAVAEVLVEETDAGLRDMKTYLEFGARAAEIKNELLTLLIQLKRDGKRVIGYGAPGKGNTMLNYCGIKTDLLPSTCDKSLHKHGRFCPGSRIPIFPPEHIDEMKPDYVLILPWNLQREIMDQLAHVREWGCKFIVPIPHPLILD from the coding sequence AATTTCAACAGCGATGATACGATTCAGGAGCCGTCGATCGACGCGAGCTCCCAGGGCAAACAAGCTGTTAAAACTGTGCAATCTGCTGAGCCTGTCATGAATTGCCGTTTTTGCGGAACCGGGCTAGAGCATACGATGGTCAACCTGGGGCTTTCGCCCTTGTGTGAAGATTTCATCAGCCCCAGCGAGATGAACAGCCCAGAGGTTTTTCTGCCGCTGGAAGTGCTGGTGTGTTCCGAGTGCTGGCTGGTACAGGCCAAGGAATACTGTTCAAACACAGATATCTTTGATGACGACTACGGCTATTACTCGTCGTACTCCACAAGCTGGTTGAAGCATGCCAGCAAGTATGTCGATATGGCCATACCTCGCTTTAACCTGAATGCTGATAGCTTCGTGGTGGAAGTGGCCAGTAATGATGGATACCTGCTGAAGAACTTTGTCCAGAAAGGTATTCCCTGTCTGGGTATCGATCCTGCTGGCAATGTGGCAAAAGCCGCTAAAACAGTGGGTGTAGACACGCGAGTTGAATTCTTCACCGACGAGCTGGCGCGTGGAATGCGAGATGCCGGCGAACAGGCCGACCTGATCATTGGCAACAATGTGCTGGCCCATACACCGTATGTGAATGACTTCATTGCAGCTGTGGCTACTCTGTTGAAGGCGGAAGGCACAGCAACGTTCGAGTTTCCTCACCTCTTGCAACTGATCGAACAATGCCAGTTTGACACCATTTATCACGAGCACTATTCCTACTATTCGCTCTACACCATCAGTCGCATGTTCGAAAGCGTGGGCTTGCAGGTGGTTGATGTGGAGAAGCTGGAAACAGCAGGTGGCTCTTTGCGGGTATTTCTCAAGCATCAGGCGGCTGGATCGACGCCAACGGCGGCGGTTGCAGAAGTGCTCGTCGAGGAGACGGATGCTGGCTTGCGTGATATGAAGACCTATCTGGAATTTGGTGCACGTGCGGCTGAAATCAAGAATGAATTACTGACTCTGCTGATTCAACTGAAGCGTGACGGCAAGCGTGTCATCGGGTACGGCGCACCTGGCAAGGGCAATACAATGCTCAACTATTGCGGTATCAAAACCGATTTATTACCATCAACTTGCGACAAGAGTCTGCACAAGCATGGTCGGTTCTGCCCGGGTTCACGCATCCCGATTTTCCCGCCTGAGCACATCGATGAGATGAAGCCGGATTATGTGCTTATCCTGCCCTGGAATCTGCAACGTGAAATCATGGATCAGCTGGCACACGTACGGGAGTGGGGCTGCAAGTTCATCGTGCCCATTCCGCATCCACTGATTCTTGACTAG
- the mnmD gene encoding tRNA (5-methylaminomethyl-2-thiouridine)(34)-methyltransferase MnmD, with amino-acid sequence MTAQIITTGDGSHTICSERYGETYHSINGAITESRHVFLEAAGVSQRLAQQQPTRVLEIGFGLGLNFLLTADLALQHGAALDYHAYEHDPSVLLTIASLNYVDWLTDPQVLDKLLSGLADSKQQTQTHICVGQNVTLTLHQADAVQEPLPPGSFDALYLDAFSPDTNPECWTMSFFAKLLASTTPGGMLTTYSAKGSVRRALIAAGFGVKKMAGPPGKREMLHATA; translated from the coding sequence ATGACTGCCCAGATCATAACAACAGGCGACGGCTCTCATACGATCTGTAGCGAGCGTTATGGGGAAACCTACCATTCCATCAACGGCGCCATCACCGAGTCGCGCCATGTGTTTCTGGAAGCCGCCGGCGTGTCCCAGCGCCTGGCACAACAGCAACCTACGCGGGTGCTGGAAATCGGTTTTGGACTCGGATTGAATTTTCTACTCACAGCAGATCTGGCCCTGCAGCACGGTGCGGCTCTGGACTATCATGCCTATGAGCATGACCCCTCAGTGCTACTGACAATCGCCTCCCTGAACTACGTTGACTGGCTGACAGACCCGCAAGTGCTGGATAAACTGCTGTCAGGGCTTGCCGATTCAAAGCAGCAGACACAGACTCACATCTGCGTTGGGCAAAATGTCACGCTGACACTGCATCAGGCAGATGCTGTCCAGGAGCCGCTACCACCCGGAAGCTTTGATGCGTTGTACCTGGACGCCTTCAGCCCGGATACCAATCCGGAATGCTGGACGATGAGCTTCTTTGCCAAACTACTGGCCAGCACCACCCCCGGCGGAATGTTAACGACCTACTCTGCCAAAGGTTCGGTTCGACGAGCCTTGATAGCGGCTGGATTTGGCGTCAAAAAAATGGCCGGACCGCCCGGAAAGCGCGAAATGCTGCATGCAACTGCCTGA
- a CDS encoding MATE family efflux transporter produces the protein MITENASPAHWRRHLLNLSIPVMLSNSMVPIVGIVDTAVMGHMGSPEWIAATAVGALLFSSIFWLFGFLRMGTGGLVAQAFGADNHTEAGRIAVRAMSMAALLGILLILLQSPLLELGLAALTDSQDWKALTSIYFSIRIYSAPATLMIYVIMGTLIGLQLMRQVLFLQLALNVLNVILTIGFFSLTDLNIAGVALATVISEYTTLALGLYLSRDVLLQALRQKPISPWLFDSQECLKFFRISGNLFIRTLCLILAMYWMTVMGSRIGVATLAANTILLNMVSFTAYSLDGYAHAIETLTGYSLGQRNQAMFKRATRASIELAALTAIVFSGIFWLFGHTLAGLMTNDAQIVAMATQWLPWVILVPLTGVWSFLLDGIFIGATQTANMRDSMIVSLLVFGVSTLVTVPLLGNHGIWLSYHIMLVTRALTLARYWPQVVHRMSASVHTQAVTARISIP, from the coding sequence GTGATTACAGAAAACGCCAGCCCCGCCCATTGGCGACGACACCTGCTCAACCTCTCTATTCCTGTCATGCTGTCCAACAGCATGGTGCCGATCGTCGGCATTGTGGATACAGCGGTCATGGGCCATATGGGCTCTCCCGAATGGATTGCAGCCACAGCCGTTGGCGCACTCCTGTTCAGCAGCATCTTCTGGCTATTCGGCTTTCTGCGAATGGGCACAGGTGGACTGGTAGCACAGGCCTTCGGCGCAGACAATCATACTGAGGCCGGACGAATCGCTGTGCGGGCCATGTCCATGGCAGCGCTGCTTGGCATCTTGCTCATCCTGCTACAAAGTCCTTTGCTTGAATTGGGTCTTGCCGCCCTGACTGATAGTCAGGACTGGAAAGCACTGACCTCGATCTATTTCTCCATTCGTATCTACTCAGCGCCTGCCACATTGATGATCTACGTCATCATGGGCACCCTGATCGGCTTGCAATTGATGCGACAGGTGCTGTTTCTGCAGCTCGCCTTGAATGTGCTGAACGTCATTCTGACCATCGGTTTCTTTTCACTGACCGATCTGAATATTGCAGGGGTTGCTCTGGCAACCGTCATCAGCGAATACACCACACTCGCCCTGGGTCTGTACCTATCGCGCGATGTGCTGCTGCAAGCGCTGCGACAAAAACCCATATCCCCCTGGCTATTTGACTCGCAGGAGTGCCTTAAATTCTTCCGCATCAGCGGCAATCTGTTTATCCGCACCTTGTGCCTGATTCTGGCCATGTACTGGATGACGGTCATGGGCAGCCGCATTGGCGTGGCAACCCTGGCCGCCAATACCATCTTGCTGAATATGGTCAGCTTTACCGCCTATAGCCTGGACGGATATGCCCATGCTATCGAAACGCTTACCGGCTATTCACTTGGACAGCGCAATCAGGCCATGTTCAAGCGAGCAACCCGCGCCTCCATTGAACTGGCAGCTTTGACCGCGATCGTGTTCTCGGGCATTTTCTGGCTCTTCGGCCATACCCTGGCTGGCCTGATGACCAACGATGCACAGATCGTGGCAATGGCCACGCAGTGGCTGCCCTGGGTCATTCTTGTACCTCTGACTGGTGTCTGGAGCTTCTTGCTGGACGGTATTTTCATTGGCGCCACCCAAACCGCCAATATGCGAGACAGCATGATCGTATCGCTGCTGGTCTTCGGCGTATCAACTCTGGTAACCGTGCCACTGCTGGGTAATCACGGCATCTGGCTGAGCTACCATATAATGCTGGTGACACGAGCACTGACGCTGGCAAGGTACTGGCCTCAAGTGGTACACCGTATGAGTGCCAGTGTTCACACCCAAGCTGTAACTGCCCGGATATCGATTCCGTGA
- the murB gene encoding UDP-N-acetylmuramate dehydrogenase yields the protein MSQLDVQHDVELSPYTTFGFSQRAAHFVEVHSEAELAEAVQIAQTEKWPLLALGGGSNLVFAHDYPGLIIRQLDQTISYQQNSDGKNNSNGDIDDKQDIQVTASAGVSWHTLVMDTVNRGLTGLENLSLIPGQVGAAPVQNIGAYGVELCDRFVCLRALHVPSGEWHCMNGSDCQFSYRDSHFKHHDGDYIISSVTLRLGEHLGLHTAYATLSDYLALHYPGVEPDARLVSEAVCVVRSARLPDPAKLPNAGSFFHNPITSAEHFLQLQVRFPDIVGHALADGRYKLAAGWLIDRLGYKGYRDNGVGVHEHQALVLVKYQQTDASALIQLADKIRQHVMTEYGVTLNIEPRIL from the coding sequence GTGAGCCAGCTCGATGTGCAACATGATGTCGAGCTGAGTCCGTACACCACATTCGGATTTTCGCAGCGTGCCGCGCATTTTGTCGAGGTGCATTCAGAGGCGGAACTGGCTGAGGCGGTGCAGATTGCTCAGACAGAAAAATGGCCCCTGTTGGCGCTTGGCGGCGGCAGCAATCTGGTCTTTGCCCACGATTACCCGGGGCTGATTATCCGGCAGCTTGACCAGACGATCTCCTACCAGCAAAACAGCGACGGCAAAAACAACAGTAACGGCGACATAGACGACAAACAAGACATACAAGTCACGGCCAGTGCGGGAGTCTCCTGGCACACCCTGGTCATGGATACCGTCAATCGTGGCCTGACCGGGCTGGAGAATCTGAGCCTGATACCCGGCCAGGTGGGCGCGGCTCCCGTGCAGAACATCGGCGCTTATGGCGTTGAGCTGTGCGACCGGTTTGTCTGCTTGCGCGCCTTGCATGTCCCCAGCGGCGAATGGCATTGCATGAATGGCAGCGATTGCCAATTCTCCTATCGCGACAGTCACTTCAAACACCATGATGGCGACTACATTATCAGTTCCGTGACACTGCGACTTGGCGAGCATCTGGGCCTGCATACAGCCTATGCGACGTTGTCAGACTACCTGGCGCTGCACTACCCTGGCGTAGAACCGGATGCCAGGCTGGTGAGTGAGGCGGTCTGTGTCGTTCGCAGCGCCAGGCTTCCAGACCCTGCCAAACTACCCAATGCCGGCAGTTTCTTTCACAATCCGATTACCTCTGCGGAGCATTTCCTGCAGCTGCAAGTGCGTTTCCCGGACATTGTTGGTCATGCCCTTGCCGATGGCCGCTACAAGCTGGCTGCCGGCTGGCTGATTGATCGGCTCGGCTACAAAGGCTATCGTGACAACGGGGTCGGCGTGCACGAGCATCAGGCTCTGGTTCTGGTCAAATACCAACAGACGGATGCCTCGGCCCTGATCCAGCTAGCCGACAAGATTCGCCAGCACGTCATGACGGAGTATGGCGTGACTCTCAATATCGAACCCCGCATACTTTAA